A DNA window from Aureibaculum sp. 2308TA14-22 contains the following coding sequences:
- a CDS encoding 2-hydroxyacid dehydrogenase has translation MLNILHLEKDCYSQRTLQKIEEVGLVNYLNTESQVEFINHLENNKYDVIFAKLGLAINKQVIDLLPSLKCIVTPTTGLNHIDLKTAEKNNIAVISLKGEVEILKEVRSTAEHTWMLLLSLIRNLPSALEDVKQGGWQRKPFLADELDGKTIGIIGFGRLGKIIASYALPFNMKVLATDTDKMAFNDKPVHIKEVGLKQLLIESDIVSLHIPSNETNKNFLDSDKFELMKQGTVLINTARGEVIDEKALLSSLKNNKIKAAAVDVLDDDSIWEEKSPKNHALIQYAQQNSNLIITPHMGGYGQVSIEKTRDFITDKFINNI, from the coding sequence ATGCTTAATATATTACATTTAGAAAAAGATTGTTATTCTCAAAGAACTTTGCAAAAAATTGAAGAGGTGGGACTTGTAAACTATTTGAATACAGAATCTCAAGTAGAATTTATAAATCATCTTGAAAATAACAAATACGATGTAATTTTTGCAAAACTGGGTTTGGCTATAAATAAGCAGGTAATAGATTTGTTACCAAGTTTAAAATGTATAGTTACACCAACTACGGGGCTCAATCATATAGATTTAAAAACGGCAGAAAAAAATAATATAGCCGTTATCAGCTTAAAAGGAGAAGTTGAGATTTTAAAAGAGGTAAGAAGTACCGCAGAGCATACATGGATGTTATTGTTGAGCTTAATACGAAATCTACCAAGTGCCTTAGAAGACGTAAAACAAGGTGGATGGCAACGAAAGCCATTTTTGGCAGATGAACTTGACGGAAAAACAATAGGAATTATAGGGTTTGGCAGATTAGGAAAAATTATAGCTTCTTATGCCTTGCCCTTCAACATGAAAGTATTGGCCACCGATACCGATAAAATGGCTTTTAATGACAAACCAGTACATATAAAAGAAGTGGGGTTAAAACAATTGCTTATAGAAAGTGATATTGTTAGCTTACATATTCCATCAAACGAAACCAACAAAAATTTTCTTGATAGTGATAAATTCGAGTTAATGAAACAGGGTACGGTATTGATAAATACCGCTAGAGGTGAAGTAATAGATGAAAAAGCGTTGCTCTCGTCTTTAAAAAACAACAAGATAAAAGCCGCAGCTGTTGATGTATTAGACGACGATAGTATTTGGGAAGAAAAATCGCCCAAAAACCATGCTTTGATCCAATATGCCCAGCAAAATTCTAATTTAATAATAACGCCACACATGGGCGGTTACGGACAAGTTTCTATAGAAAAAACTAGAGATTTTATTACAGATAAATTTATAAATAATATTTAA
- a CDS encoding acyltransferase encodes MKLNFLETLYCKYKFGLVPKFRINRYFNLKNIYTHLAYKSCGKVGKRLKVNGLVQGLGKNVILKDYVNINPGARFLGKGKIEIGNYFHTGQKLTIISTNHNYDNAEAIPYDKVKIHKPVIIKDFVWLGDSVIIIPGITIGKGVIAAAGAVITKDVPDFAIIGGNPAKVIKYRDIDAFKDLESKNKFL; translated from the coding sequence ATGAAGTTGAATTTTTTAGAAACTTTATATTGTAAATATAAATTTGGGTTAGTACCAAAATTTAGAATAAATAGATATTTTAATCTTAAAAATATTTATACCCATCTGGCATATAAAAGTTGTGGTAAAGTGGGTAAACGTTTAAAAGTAAATGGCTTAGTTCAAGGTCTGGGTAAAAATGTAATTTTAAAAGATTATGTAAATATTAACCCAGGAGCTAGATTTTTAGGAAAAGGAAAAATTGAAATTGGGAACTATTTCCATACTGGTCAAAAGCTTACTATTATAAGCACTAATCACAACTATGATAATGCTGAAGCTATCCCTTATGATAAAGTTAAAATTCATAAACCAGTAATTATAAAAGATTTTGTTTGGTTAGGTGATAGTGTCATAATAATTCCAGGAATTACAATTGGAAAAGGTGTAATAGCGGCCGCGGGAGCAGTTATAACCAAGGATGTTCCCGACTTTGCTATCATCGGTGGTAATCCTGCAAAAGTAATTAAGTATAGAGATATTGATGCATTTAAAGATTTAGAAAGTAAAAATAAATTTTTATAA
- a CDS encoding lipopolysaccharide biosynthesis protein — protein MKKALKDLTKDTFTYGFASFLGQIIGFLLLPIYTTHLSTKDYGIMAMLTFISLFFAPLANMGVTNAIFRRFNLHKDEFLQIKSLSVGSIFVVFTSLAWFIAGFMFSKELTLLLVDEIKYEPLVKLCLVTSFFVSVGQIFTVVLRAQRRVMQISIVKVIQLLITVGCTIYFVVVLLKGVEGIILGTLIGSVFAFLIQYILCFKWFKFSTDFMELKALLKYGLPFLPHRLMAFGSGFLSQFFIKEFIGLSETGLYNIALRFALPLAFIIGSIQSAWVPIKFQVHREEGENSALIFRQLISFYFIILLLLFAGSITFGPELLRVMTASEYHAAVYLVPFVLLIPVSQGIYFMLGTGFEFTENTKPMPLVSGSGLLVLSVLGYFLIDVVGIYGVVFGLIASWLTMAILIRYFSNQRFYVPINFKLILKIVILFLLLVGVIFSIQSLSLIPRLSIESLTILAILAIFVYFIVFNEDLRTLNIQKYPLFNKLNKFILPIRNLVKK, from the coding sequence ATGAAAAAAGCCTTAAAAGACCTAACCAAAGATACTTTTACGTATGGTTTTGCCAGTTTCCTAGGGCAGATTATAGGCTTTTTATTGTTACCTATTTATACAACACATCTTTCAACCAAAGACTATGGAATAATGGCTATGCTTACCTTTATTAGTCTTTTTTTTGCTCCTTTAGCCAATATGGGGGTAACCAATGCTATTTTTAGACGTTTTAATTTGCATAAAGATGAGTTTTTACAAATTAAATCACTGTCTGTTGGTAGTATTTTTGTAGTATTTACTTCCTTAGCATGGTTTATAGCCGGTTTCATGTTTTCGAAAGAACTTACATTGCTTTTGGTTGACGAAATTAAATATGAACCACTTGTTAAACTCTGCTTAGTGACCTCATTTTTTGTAAGTGTAGGGCAAATATTTACGGTGGTTTTGAGGGCACAACGTAGGGTAATGCAAATTTCCATTGTTAAAGTAATTCAATTATTGATAACCGTTGGGTGTACTATTTATTTTGTAGTAGTGTTGTTAAAAGGAGTAGAAGGTATTATATTAGGTACTCTAATAGGTAGTGTATTTGCTTTTTTAATTCAATACATATTATGTTTTAAATGGTTTAAGTTTAGTACAGATTTTATGGAACTCAAAGCTTTATTAAAATATGGATTACCGTTTTTACCGCATAGACTGATGGCATTTGGCTCAGGCTTTTTAAGTCAATTCTTTATTAAGGAATTTATTGGTTTGTCAGAAACAGGATTGTACAATATAGCATTGCGGTTTGCCCTGCCCTTAGCTTTTATCATTGGTTCCATACAATCTGCATGGGTACCCATAAAGTTTCAAGTACATAGAGAGGAAGGCGAAAACAGTGCTTTGATATTTAGGCAATTAATTTCGTTTTACTTTATAATACTATTATTACTATTTGCTGGGAGTATAACTTTTGGTCCTGAATTATTAAGGGTTATGACCGCCTCTGAATATCATGCTGCGGTTTATTTAGTACCTTTTGTGTTGTTAATACCTGTGAGTCAAGGTATTTATTTTATGTTGGGTACAGGTTTTGAATTTACAGAAAACACAAAGCCAATGCCTCTTGTTAGTGGCTCTGGCTTATTGGTATTGTCAGTACTGGGTTATTTTCTGATTGATGTAGTAGGTATTTACGGGGTTGTTTTCGGATTAATAGCATCTTGGTTAACTATGGCAATTTTAATTCGGTACTTCTCAAATCAACGCTTTTATGTACCTATCAATTTTAAACTTATTTTAAAAATAGTAATTCTGTTTTTACTACTAGTTGGTGTTATATTTTCAATTCAATCACTATCATTGATACCTAGATTATCAATTGAAAGTTTAACAATATTAGCAATATTAGCAATATTTGTTTATTTTATTGTTTTTAATGAAGACCTAAGAACATTAAATATTCAAAAGTACCCCTTATTTAACAAACTAAATAAGTTCATACTACCCATTAGAAATCTGGTAAAAAAATAA
- a CDS encoding acyltransferase, with the protein MKKKSFFSKILWIIYNQFKYGYGEKFRVYLKIFFWKRFLKNVGANLFIHPSVLIRRAEGISIGDNVNINHGSELYGGGGLTIGNGSMIAYNVMVFTDSRQFKSNQNLKSLKGRVAKPVIIGSDVWIGAGSIIVPGVVISDHAIVAAGSVVTKNVNEWDIVAGNPAIKVGSRIENKID; encoded by the coding sequence GTGAAAAAAAAATCATTCTTTTCAAAAATATTATGGATTATCTATAACCAGTTTAAATATGGATATGGTGAAAAATTTAGGGTGTATTTAAAAATATTCTTTTGGAAAAGGTTTCTAAAAAATGTGGGTGCCAATTTATTTATACATCCAAGTGTCCTTATTAGAAGGGCAGAGGGTATTTCTATTGGAGATAATGTGAACATAAATCATGGTTCGGAATTGTATGGCGGCGGCGGATTAACTATTGGTAACGGAAGTATGATTGCCTATAATGTAATGGTTTTTACAGATTCTAGACAGTTTAAAAGCAATCAAAATTTAAAATCTTTAAAAGGAAGGGTAGCGAAACCAGTAATTATTGGCAGCGATGTTTGGATAGGTGCTGGCTCAATAATAGTACCGGGAGTTGTAATTTCTGACCATGCCATAGTAGCAGCTGGATCAGTTGTTACCAAGAACGTTAATGAGTGGGACATTGTAGCTGGCAACCCAGCAATTAAAGTTGGAAGTAGAATAGAAAATAAAATTGATTAA
- a CDS encoding acylneuraminate cytidylyltransferase family protein: MKILGIIPARGGSKGVKKKNIKHLGNKPLLVYTIEVAEASALTDVIVSTDDEEIAKVAKEYGGKVPFLRPEELATDNAKAIPVIQHALVEAEKLYGKEYDAVMMLQPTTPFKIVEDINNAIAIMQNSNCDSVISVVDVEGHHPARMKFIEDDRLIDPPYCEAYENQPRQELEPMYIRNGAVYLTRKEILMNDSFKGEDSRALIMPNIRSVNIDTELEFKYAEWILKEKLINA, encoded by the coding sequence ATGAAAATACTAGGTATAATACCGGCAAGAGGTGGCTCTAAAGGAGTTAAAAAAAAGAATATAAAACATTTAGGTAATAAACCACTATTGGTATATACCATTGAGGTTGCTGAGGCATCAGCATTGACGGATGTTATTGTCTCAACGGACGATGAGGAAATTGCAAAAGTGGCAAAAGAGTATGGAGGAAAAGTACCTTTTTTAAGACCTGAGGAGTTAGCAACGGATAATGCCAAGGCTATTCCCGTTATTCAACATGCATTGGTCGAAGCTGAAAAATTATACGGTAAAGAATATGATGCGGTAATGATGTTGCAACCTACAACGCCATTTAAAATCGTTGAAGATATTAACAATGCCATAGCGATTATGCAAAATTCAAATTGTGATAGCGTTATCAGTGTTGTAGATGTAGAAGGCCATCATCCAGCACGTATGAAGTTTATCGAAGATGACCGATTAATAGATCCACCGTATTGTGAAGCCTATGAAAATCAGCCAAGGCAAGAATTAGAACCTATGTATATTAGAAACGGAGCTGTTTATCTAACACGTAAAGAAATTTTAATGAATGATTCGTTTAAAGGAGAAGATTCGCGTGCGTTGATAATGCCCAATATCCGATCCGTAAATATTGATACCGAATTAGAATTTAAATATGCTGAATGGATTTTAAAAGAAAAGTTGATTAATGCTTAA
- a CDS encoding glycosyltransferase family 2 protein: MNQNQPLVSVIITVYNGMPYIIDAIEHLQNQTYTNIEIIVVDDGSSDETKKAVEQISKTDNKVRLIKSSRIGRGKALNKAIEVSKGEFLAINDADDFSHKTRIQKQVDFLEANHDYVLVGSKSNLRNLQTGEVTNHSIERPSSNVEIRKYFLKGQPIQHVCVLMRAEAIEKIGGYSEKINFLYDRDLFIRLASNGGKLHNLDEILVDVGHHPTRFFYNTFTGKERIKLDFHYRFEAAKMLNEPFKTRFKLWSLLRWSLLPEGIRKTIKKILKRK, from the coding sequence ATGAATCAAAATCAACCTTTGGTTAGTGTTATCATAACAGTTTACAATGGCATGCCCTATATTATTGATGCCATTGAACATCTACAAAATCAAACCTATACCAATATAGAAATTATAGTTGTTGATGATGGTTCGTCAGATGAAACCAAAAAAGCAGTAGAGCAAATTTCAAAAACGGATAATAAGGTTAGATTAATCAAATCTTCTCGCATTGGTCGAGGCAAGGCTCTAAATAAAGCAATTGAAGTTTCAAAAGGCGAGTTTTTAGCGATTAATGATGCTGACGATTTTTCGCATAAAACCAGAATTCAAAAGCAAGTTGATTTTTTAGAGGCAAATCATGACTATGTATTGGTTGGTAGTAAATCTAATTTAAGAAATTTGCAGACTGGAGAAGTTACGAATCACTCAATTGAAAGACCAAGTTCTAATGTTGAAATAAGAAAATATTTTTTAAAAGGTCAACCAATTCAACATGTTTGCGTTTTAATGCGTGCCGAAGCTATCGAAAAAATTGGGGGTTATAGTGAAAAAATAAATTTTCTCTATGATAGAGATTTGTTTATTAGATTAGCATCTAATGGAGGAAAGCTACATAATTTGGATGAAATTCTTGTTGATGTAGGCCATCATCCAACTAGATTCTTTTATAATACTTTTACAGGAAAAGAAAGGATTAAGTTAGATTTTCATTATAGATTTGAAGCCGCAAAAATGCTTAACGAGCCATTTAAAACAAGGTTTAAACTTTGGTCGTTGTTACGTTGGAGTTTATTACCAGAAGGAATTAGAAAAACGATTAAAAAAATATTAAAGAGAAAATAA
- a CDS encoding protoporphyrinogen/coproporphyrinogen oxidase, which translates to MSRNIVIGAGPAGIGVGLSLGKDCKILERANTVGGFSRSIEIKGAIFDFGGHSFHTPHPEVRDLVYNSLEMYQQTRNAKCFSKGQVIPYPFQKNFRALNDQSIVKDCLEGLDNLPTSVNKKDFDNFEDFIFKSFGPGISKHFMLPYNKKLWGRDLTRMAADWTSERVAAPEGIKEKFDLTGGKRKPLQADTKVGYPAKGGFGEIYKAIGKKLDNVEYNTSVTKVDSNAKKVYASDGKSHSYENLISSIAILDFLKMMDNVPQRIWDLTERLDYLSMVLGLVVINHPVDTDIQRFYSAEREIISHKTAINHNSSDYLRSLPHHGIMMEISEGPEKTLHRSDTKQWIVDSLLTLGAIKHPHEIEEIQIQNVKYSYPVPTKDRNEIMKEIKDWLQENDIYTVGRFGEWAYINSDKAIFRGLELGKYVASL; encoded by the coding sequence ATGAGTAGGAATATTGTTATAGGAGCAGGGCCAGCAGGAATAGGCGTTGGGTTAAGTTTAGGAAAAGATTGTAAAATTTTAGAACGTGCAAATACTGTTGGTGGTTTTTCAAGAAGTATTGAAATAAAAGGTGCTATTTTTGATTTTGGGGGGCACTCTTTCCACACCCCACATCCCGAAGTACGCGATTTGGTGTATAATTCGTTGGAAATGTACCAACAAACCAGAAATGCCAAATGTTTTTCTAAAGGACAGGTTATACCTTACCCTTTTCAGAAGAATTTTAGAGCATTGAACGACCAATCCATTGTAAAAGATTGCTTAGAAGGTCTAGATAACTTACCTACTTCTGTAAATAAAAAAGATTTTGACAATTTTGAGGATTTTATTTTTAAAAGTTTTGGTCCTGGCATTTCTAAACACTTTATGTTGCCCTACAATAAAAAATTATGGGGTAGAGACCTTACGCGTATGGCTGCTGATTGGACCAGCGAACGTGTTGCTGCACCGGAAGGGATCAAGGAAAAATTTGACTTAACGGGTGGTAAAAGAAAACCCTTACAAGCAGATACCAAAGTAGGATATCCCGCTAAAGGTGGTTTTGGAGAGATTTATAAAGCCATTGGTAAAAAATTAGATAACGTTGAATACAATACGAGCGTTACAAAAGTAGATAGTAACGCAAAAAAGGTTTATGCTAGTGATGGTAAAAGCCATTCGTATGAAAATCTAATAAGTTCTATAGCCATTTTAGATTTTTTAAAGATGATGGACAATGTACCACAACGCATCTGGGATTTAACAGAGCGTTTAGACTATTTGTCAATGGTATTGGGCTTGGTGGTAATCAATCACCCAGTTGATACTGACATTCAGCGTTTTTATTCTGCTGAAAGAGAAATTATATCGCATAAAACCGCGATAAACCATAATTCATCCGATTATTTACGTTCCTTACCACATCATGGTATTATGATGGAAATTTCTGAAGGACCAGAAAAAACCTTGCACCGTTCAGATACAAAACAATGGATAGTTGATAGTTTACTTACCCTTGGTGCCATTAAACACCCACACGAAATTGAAGAAATTCAAATTCAGAATGTAAAGTACTCATATCCCGTACCCACCAAAGATAGAAATGAAATTATGAAAGAAATTAAAGATTGGCTGCAAGAAAACGATATTTATACGGTAGGTAGATTTGGAGAATGGGCTTATATAAATTCTGATAAAGCTATTTTTAGAGGTCTAGAGTTAGGCAAGTATGTAGCGAGTTTATAA
- a CDS encoding N-acetylneuraminate synthase family protein — protein sequence MKPILIAECCQNHNGDQEILKTMIHKAAENGADYVKIQAIRSKDLAYRERFEEGSVDKDGTITTIKRAYQPELERLAKLDLTLEQELWFVEECKKAGVKPMTTVFTRTAIDEVKNMGYEAIKIASYDCASYPLLEDVKKLWNKIFVSTGSTYDDEIQKAAQILKGTDFEFLHCVTIYPTPLEELHLNRIKFLQQFTPKIGYSDHSKPATTDLWACKVALALGATNIERHYTVLGVTETKDGPVSITPQMLKELRTFADYDNEKQWDLIKSGFPEWEMTLGNSQRQLSHTEILNRDYYRGRFANKIDGKTIYNWED from the coding sequence ATGAAACCAATATTAATTGCAGAATGTTGTCAAAACCATAATGGCGACCAAGAAATATTAAAAACAATGATTCATAAGGCTGCTGAAAATGGAGCGGATTATGTAAAAATTCAAGCGATTCGTTCAAAGGATTTAGCCTATAGAGAAAGATTTGAAGAGGGAAGTGTTGATAAAGACGGAACTATTACAACCATTAAAAGAGCCTATCAACCAGAATTAGAACGTTTGGCTAAACTAGACCTTACTTTAGAACAAGAATTATGGTTTGTTGAGGAGTGTAAAAAAGCGGGAGTTAAGCCCATGACCACCGTTTTTACACGTACAGCCATAGATGAAGTTAAAAATATGGGTTATGAAGCTATAAAAATTGCGAGTTACGATTGTGCTTCTTATCCGTTACTCGAAGATGTTAAAAAATTATGGAATAAGATTTTTGTTTCCACAGGATCTACTTATGACGATGAGATTCAAAAAGCTGCACAAATATTAAAAGGTACTGATTTTGAATTTTTACATTGCGTAACCATTTATCCAACACCATTAGAAGAATTACATTTAAACAGAATAAAATTTTTACAACAATTTACACCAAAAATTGGGTATAGTGATCATTCAAAGCCCGCTACTACAGATTTATGGGCATGTAAAGTAGCATTGGCATTAGGTGCAACCAATATTGAAAGACATTACACTGTTTTAGGCGTTACTGAAACAAAAGATGGTCCAGTTTCTATTACGCCACAAATGTTAAAAGAATTAAGGACTTTTGCAGATTACGACAATGAAAAACAATGGGATTTAATAAAAAGTGGGTTTCCAGAATGGGAAATGACCTTGGGTAATTCCCAAAGGCAATTATCGCATACCGAAATATTAAACAGAGATTATTACAGAGGGCGTTTTGCCAATAAAATTGATGGAAAAACCATTTATAATTGGGAAGATTAA
- a CDS encoding glycosyltransferase family protein has translation MRIDLQNWIDHCINTLIANFKDNDDATMLIKCFVTQYELNALRIIENKAKFNENYNLHYYKQKIKNSVIKKEVKEVAFSGFDDKLDILFWPFQKSHFDVQIKIYNQLQNIKLSTAIVSHNHPVNSLINSQIVNGGIVINNLDHVWVDYKKIACYKELISSINNLPNFAYNNKSIRFKTLFLRSLNAWYWLYVQTTAIFNKMVSTYKPRVIFVGNSISLVGNLIGHLAQKKQIKACCIMHGRMNDYVQFGCFDYFYVFGKNDKNNMINNGISEEKIIISGSPKIDEFLKTNKNSPKKSSKYVLIALSGSGHSITEKHHIAILEMIYQVAAQLDAINFKFKLHRKDKIEYYKKLDTLKNTSIYKYGDASVSSNIYDWIKDANMLITGASTTALDAMLLNCAVITIDLFEHLKNVDFIEQNVSLHSTNIEQLLVNINIVLEQGEILKNHIETINGFIKGYYAQPEVGSLTLIENHIKSILK, from the coding sequence ATGAGAATTGATTTACAAAATTGGATTGACCATTGCATAAACACTTTAATAGCCAATTTTAAAGATAATGATGATGCAACAATGCTCATTAAGTGTTTTGTAACCCAGTATGAACTCAATGCCCTAAGAATAATTGAAAATAAAGCTAAATTTAACGAGAATTATAATTTACATTATTACAAGCAAAAGATTAAAAATAGTGTTATAAAAAAAGAGGTGAAAGAAGTAGCGTTTTCTGGATTTGATGATAAATTGGACATATTGTTTTGGCCATTTCAAAAATCACATTTCGATGTTCAGATAAAAATTTATAATCAATTACAAAATATCAAATTGTCAACAGCCATAGTTTCTCATAACCATCCAGTTAATAGTTTAATAAATTCTCAGATTGTAAATGGTGGTATAGTTATAAATAACTTAGACCATGTTTGGGTCGATTATAAAAAAATAGCATGTTATAAAGAATTAATCAGCTCTATAAATAACCTTCCTAATTTTGCATATAACAATAAATCAATTCGTTTTAAAACGCTTTTTTTGAGAAGTTTAAACGCTTGGTATTGGCTTTATGTACAGACCACAGCCATTTTTAACAAAATGGTAAGCACCTATAAACCAAGGGTAATATTTGTAGGAAACAGTATTTCATTAGTGGGTAATTTAATAGGTCATTTAGCCCAAAAAAAACAAATAAAAGCATGCTGTATTATGCACGGCAGAATGAACGATTATGTGCAATTTGGCTGTTTTGATTATTTTTATGTGTTTGGTAAAAATGATAAAAACAATATGATCAACAATGGCATTTCAGAAGAAAAAATTATAATATCTGGATCGCCTAAAATTGATGAGTTTTTAAAAACAAACAAAAATTCACCAAAAAAATCATCTAAATATGTTTTAATTGCCTTGTCAGGCTCTGGTCATTCAATAACTGAAAAGCACCATATAGCAATCTTAGAAATGATTTATCAAGTGGCCGCACAATTGGACGCTATAAATTTTAAATTCAAATTACATAGAAAAGATAAAATTGAATATTATAAAAAACTAGACACGTTAAAGAATACTTCAATTTATAAGTACGGAGATGCTTCGGTTTCTTCAAATATTTATGATTGGATAAAAGATGCCAATATGCTAATTACCGGAGCTTCAACTACGGCGTTAGATGCAATGTTATTAAATTGTGCCGTAATAACCATTGATTTATTTGAACACTTAAAAAATGTTGATTTTATAGAACAAAACGTATCTTTGCATTCCACCAACATTGAGCAATTATTAGTTAATATTAATATTGTTTTGGAACAGGGCGAGATACTTAAAAATCATATAGAAACCATAAACGGTTTTATAAAAGGATATTATGCTCAACCCGAAGTGGGAAGCTTAACGCTAATAGAAAACCATATTAAGTCTATTTTAAAGTGA
- a CDS encoding nucleotide sugar dehydrogenase, with the protein MNYDVSQYLIYENQTIKDVLKIFQNTADSGLPAGIAILSDKSNKVIGCVTEGDVRRGLIQGKNLNDKIDEIAVKNPICFNENYSYKDIIEKIPQELSLRGRKSKKYLDKIIVTNNDNELVKIIGYHELWEQKVATHRHVVVLGLGYVGLTLALVLAEEGFFITGVDTDTNKIKKLNKKDSYVIEKGLPEILKEQLGKNFHPSVTIPEEGDVYVISVGTPVVVVGSDKNPTPILDFIETISKEVGKKLKPGNLVILRSTVPTGTSRNVVGPLLEKHSGLICGKDFHLAFAPERTAEGKALKELRELPQIIGGVNEESVESTAALFRELTPTIIRVSSLETAEMAKLINNSFRDLVFAYSNYVTQIASHFNIDIVEIIKAANQGYPRDTVPLPSPGVGGPCLTKDPYIFSTVAEKVLNGNTSLFNEGRYINENMHEHIAIRVINELKNLKKDIKKCKILVCGLAFKGKPETGDVRNSSAVEIYNLLSKLSTNISGHDPVALTDEIKEVGVNPIDFEKGINDADVVLFLNNNDFYEKLNIFNVVRKMNKNPIIVDGWSLYRADEIISVKPSVYMSLSQIKSSII; encoded by the coding sequence ATGAATTATGATGTAAGCCAATATTTGATTTATGAAAATCAAACAATTAAAGATGTTTTGAAAATTTTTCAAAATACAGCAGACAGTGGTTTGCCAGCTGGAATTGCAATTTTATCGGACAAAAGTAATAAAGTCATAGGTTGCGTTACTGAAGGTGACGTAAGGAGAGGTTTAATTCAAGGTAAAAACCTAAATGATAAAATAGATGAAATTGCGGTAAAAAACCCAATTTGCTTTAATGAAAATTATTCGTATAAAGATATTATAGAAAAAATACCACAAGAATTAAGTTTACGGGGAAGAAAAAGTAAAAAGTATTTAGATAAAATCATTGTAACTAATAATGACAATGAACTGGTCAAGATTATTGGATACCATGAGTTATGGGAACAGAAAGTGGCCACACATAGACATGTGGTCGTTTTAGGATTAGGATATGTGGGCTTAACCTTAGCCTTGGTATTGGCAGAAGAAGGCTTTTTTATAACGGGTGTGGATACGGATACTAACAAAATTAAAAAACTCAACAAAAAAGACTCTTATGTTATTGAAAAAGGACTTCCAGAAATTTTAAAGGAACAATTGGGCAAAAATTTCCATCCTTCCGTTACTATTCCAGAAGAGGGTGATGTATATGTTATCTCCGTGGGTACTCCTGTAGTGGTTGTGGGCTCAGATAAAAATCCAACACCAATTTTAGATTTTATAGAAACTATTTCAAAAGAAGTTGGTAAAAAATTAAAGCCAGGAAATCTTGTCATTTTAAGATCAACAGTTCCTACGGGAACTTCAAGAAATGTTGTGGGACCCCTTTTAGAAAAACATTCTGGTTTAATTTGCGGTAAAGATTTTCATTTGGCTTTTGCACCTGAAAGAACTGCAGAAGGTAAAGCACTTAAAGAATTAAGAGAATTGCCACAAATTATTGGAGGTGTTAATGAAGAATCAGTAGAGTCAACTGCCGCATTGTTTAGAGAATTAACCCCGACAATAATAAGGGTAAGTTCATTGGAAACGGCAGAAATGGCAAAATTGATTAACAATAGCTTCCGTGATCTAGTTTTTGCCTATTCAAACTACGTAACCCAAATTGCCTCACATTTTAATATTGATATTGTTGAGATTATTAAGGCGGCAAATCAAGGATATCCTAGAGATACCGTACCTTTACCAAGCCCTGGGGTTGGCGGACCTTGCTTAACCAAAGATCCATATATTTTTTCAACAGTAGCTGAAAAGGTATTAAACGGAAACACATCATTATTCAATGAAGGTCGCTATATCAATGAAAACATGCACGAACATATTGCCATTAGAGTAATTAATGAATTGAAAAATCTTAAGAAAGATATAAAAAAGTGTAAAATTTTGGTATGTGGATTGGCGTTTAAGGGAAAACCCGAAACAGGCGATGTTAGAAATTCTTCGGCAGTAGAAATCTATAATTTATTGAGTAAATTGAGCACTAATATTTCAGGACATGACCCGGTTGCCTTAACCGATGAAATTAAAGAGGTTGGCGTAAACCCAATAGATTTTGAAAAAGGTATAAATGATGCCGATGTTGTTTTGTTTTTAAATAATAACGATTTTTACGAAAAGCTGAATATTTTTAACGTTGTAAGAAAAATGAACAAGAATCCGATTATTGTGGATGGTTGGAGTCTTTATCGGGCAGACGAAATTATTAGTGTTAAACCAAGTGTTTATATGAGTTTAAGCCAGATTAAAAGTTCAATAATATAG